A region of the Serinicoccus profundi genome:
CTCCGGCGTCGTCGTCCTGCCCTGCGGCGCCGGCAAGACCCTCGTCGGCGCCGGCGCGATGGCCCGCTCCTCGACGACGACCCTCATCCTCGTGACCAACACGGTGAGCGCCCGCCAGTGGCGTGAGGAGCTGCTGCGGCGCACGACGCTCACCGAGGACGAGATCGGCGAGTACTCCGGCTCCCGCAAGGAGATCCGCCCCGTCACGATCGCGACCTACCAGGTGCTCACCCTCAAACGGAAGGGCATCTACCCCCACCTCGACCTGCTCGACGCCCGCGACTGGGGGCTCATCCTCTACGACGAGGTGCACCTGCTGCCGGCGCCGATCTTCCGGATGACCGCCGACCTCCAGGCGCGCCGCCGCCTCGGGCTGACCGCGACGCTCGTCCGCGAGGACGGCCGTGAGTCCGACGTCTTCTCCCTCATCGGCCCCAAACGCTTCGACGCGCCGTGGAAGGACATCGAGGCGCAGGGCTACATCGCCCCGGCCGACTGCGTCGAGGTGCGGGTGACGATGTCGGAGTCGATGCGGATGGCGTATGCCGTCGCCGAGCCCGAGGAGCGCTACCGCTTCGCCGCGTGCGCGCCGGCCAAGGACGACGTCGTCGACCGGCTCGTGGAGCGCCACCGGGGCCAGCCGACGCTGGTCATCGGGCAGTACCTCGACCAGCTCGAGCAGCTCTCCGGGCGGCTCGACGCGCCGCTCATCACCGGTGAGACGACCGTCGCGCAGCGCCAGGAGCTCTTCCGGCAGTTCCGCGAGGGCGAGATCACGCTCCTGGTGGTGAGCAAGGTCGCCAACTTCTCCATCGACCTGCCCGAGGCCAGCGTCGCGATCCAGGTGTCCGGCACCTTCGGGTCCCGCCAGGAGGAGGCTCAGCGGCTGGGTCGGGTGCTGCGCCCCAAGGGCGACGGGCGGACCGCCCACTTCTACACCCTCGTCGCGCGGGACACGGTGGACGCCGAGTTCGCCGCCCACCGCCAGCGCTTCCTCGCCGAGCAGGGCTACGCCTACCGGATCGTGGACGCCGACGACCTCGGCGAGCTGGCCGAGCTGGGCGCCCCCGGGCAGCCCGGCAGCTGAGCAGTCAGGGCCCGGCGGCTCGGCCGTCGGTCCCGCCCACGACGTCGACGATCGGCGACACGCGCAGCGAATTCCCAGCAGAACTCCAGACTGCGCCCTCAGGATGGGTGTATGACCGCGAGCCAGACCGAGCCGGAGGCCACGCTCCTCGTCGTTGAGGACGAGACCAACATCCGCGAACTGCTGACCACGAGCCTGCGTTTCGCGGGCTTCGCCGTCCACGCCGCCGCGGACGGCCGCGCGGCCCTGCAGCTCTCCGGCGAGCACGACTTCGACCTCGCCGTGCTCGACATCATGCTCCCGGACATGGACGGCTTCACCGTCACCCGCACCCTTCGCGAGCGTGGCCTGGACCTGCCGATCGTCTTCCTCACCGCCAAGGACTCCCTCGACGACAAGATCAAGGGGCTCACCGTCGGCGGTGACGACTACGTCACCAAGCCGTTCAGCCTCGAGGAGGTCGTGGCCCGCATCCGCGCCGTGCTGCGCCGGACCCGGGTGGCCGACGAGGACGACGACCACGCCCTGCGGGTGGCCGACCTGGAGCTCGACGAGGACAGCCACGAGGTGCGCCGGGCCGGCAAGGTCATCGAGGTCTCCCCCACCGAGTTCAAGCTGCTGCGCTACCTCATGCTCAACCCCGGCCGGGTGCTGTCCAAGAGCCAGATCCTCGACCACGTGTGGGACTACGACTTCCGCGGCGAGATGAACATCGTCGAGTCCTACATCTCCTACCTGCGCCGCAAGATCGACGTCGTCGGCGAGCCGCTGATCCACACCAAGCGCGGCGTCGGCTACGTCCTGCGCGAGCCGCGCTGAGCGGCATACCCGCTCCGTGCTGCACCACCTGCGCCGCGCCGCCTACACCAAGCTCCACGGGCTGTCCCTGACCCGACGCCTGGTGACGGTGCTCGTGCTCCTCGTGCTCGCCGCCTACCTCCTCACCACCTCGGTGACGATCACCATGCTCCGCGGCTACCTCGTCGACCGGGTCGACACCGACCTGGAGACCTACATCTCCCCGCTGGCCGAGCGCGTCTCGGCCCAGCTCCTCGAGGAGGCGACCGGGCAGCAGGACACCAGCGCCGAGCTGTGGCTGCCGCCGAACTCCTACTACATCCTCGTCACGCCACTGGACGACGAGGCGCGGCCCGTCTCGCTCACCTCCCGCGGCATGAACGACACCCCGGACCTCACCCGGGTCGCGCTCGACGACGAGCGGCTCGGCGAGACCTTCACCGTCGGCAGCGCGGAGGGCGGCGGCACCTGGCGCGTGCTCGCGCTTCCGCTCAAGGGTGACGGCGGCCTGCTCTCCGGGACGATCGCCGTTGCGCTGCCGCTCGACGAGGTCGACAGCACCACCCGGCAGCTGGCCTTCCTCACCGTCGTCATCGGCCTGACGACGATGATCGTCGTGGGGGTGCTCGGGTGGTTCGCGGTGCGCCGCGCCTTCCGCCCGCTGACCCGGATGGAGGACACCGCCGCCGCGATCGCCCAGGGCGACCTCACCCGCCGCATCCCCCCGCCCGGCGCCCGGGACGAGGTGGGCTCGCTCTCGGAGTCGCTCAACGGGATGCTCGCCCGCATCGAGCACTCCTTCGCCGTCCGCGAGGCCTCCGAGCAGCGGATGCGCGACTTCGTGGCCGACGCCTCGCACGAGCTGCGCACCCCGCTCGCGACGGTCAAGGGGTATGCCGAGCTGCACCGTTTCGGGGCGATGACCCAGCCCGAGGACGTCGCCGGGGCGATGCGCCGGATCGAGGACGAGGCGACGCGGATGACGCGCCTGGTGGAGGACCTCCTGACGCTGACCCGCTGGGACTCCCAGCCTCAGATGGCCCCCACCAAGGTGGACCTGACCGTGCTGGCCTCCGACGTCGTCCAGGACGCGCGGGTCCGTGCCCCGGACCGGTCGGTGCGGCTCGTGCCGCTCGCCGATGCCCTCCCCGGGACCGCGCCGGTCGTCGTCGGGGAGGACGGTGCGCTGCGCCAGGTGCTCACCAACCTCGTGGCCAACGCCCTGGCCCACACCCCCGCCGGGACGGCCGTCGAGGTGGCCGTCGGCCGCGTGGACGGGACCGTCGTCGTCGAGGTCCGCGACCACGGCACCGGGCTCGACCCGGACACCGCCGGGCGCGTCTTCGAGCGGTTCTACCGCGCCGACAAGTCGCGCAGCCGGGCCTCCGGAGGCACCGGCCTCGGGCTCGCGATCGTGGCCGCGATCGTGGGCCGGCACCGCGGCTCGGTGCGCCACTCCCCCACCCCCGGCGGTGGGGCGACCTTCCGGGTCGAGCTGCCGGCCGACCCGCGTCCAGCGGATTCATAGGAGACACCCAGGCTGTGCCGACCTGAGGGTGATTGCATCGGCACCATGACCACCCCACAGCACGACCCGCAGGACCTCGCCTCCGGCCGGCAGCACCCCACGCCCGGGTACCCCGCCGGCACGACCGGTCCCCAGCGCGACGGCGACCCCACCGGACCGGT
Encoded here:
- a CDS encoding DNA repair helicase XPB; the encoded protein is MNGPLIVQSDKTLLLEVDHPDAETARRDIAPFAELERAPEHVHTYRVTPLGLWNARAAGHDAEQVVHALVEHSRYPVPQALLVDVAETMARYGRLTLTKESLTGEDEPVLVLRTTDRAVLAEVLRHKKISPLIGDRVDEDTVRVHASERGHLKQELLKVGWPAEDLAGYVDGEAHPIDLDTTDWSLRPYQQQAVDGFWDGGSGVVVLPCGAGKTLVGAGAMARSSTTTLILVTNTVSARQWREELLRRTTLTEDEIGEYSGSRKEIRPVTIATYQVLTLKRKGIYPHLDLLDARDWGLILYDEVHLLPAPIFRMTADLQARRRLGLTATLVREDGRESDVFSLIGPKRFDAPWKDIEAQGYIAPADCVEVRVTMSESMRMAYAVAEPEERYRFAACAPAKDDVVDRLVERHRGQPTLVIGQYLDQLEQLSGRLDAPLITGETTVAQRQELFRQFREGEITLLVVSKVANFSIDLPEASVAIQVSGTFGSRQEEAQRLGRVLRPKGDGRTAHFYTLVARDTVDAEFAAHRQRFLAEQGYAYRIVDADDLGELAELGAPGQPGS
- a CDS encoding response regulator transcription factor, which encodes MTASQTEPEATLLVVEDETNIRELLTTSLRFAGFAVHAAADGRAALQLSGEHDFDLAVLDIMLPDMDGFTVTRTLRERGLDLPIVFLTAKDSLDDKIKGLTVGGDDYVTKPFSLEEVVARIRAVLRRTRVADEDDDHALRVADLELDEDSHEVRRAGKVIEVSPTEFKLLRYLMLNPGRVLSKSQILDHVWDYDFRGEMNIVESYISYLRRKIDVVGEPLIHTKRGVGYVLREPR
- a CDS encoding sensor histidine kinase, translated to MLHHLRRAAYTKLHGLSLTRRLVTVLVLLVLAAYLLTTSVTITMLRGYLVDRVDTDLETYISPLAERVSAQLLEEATGQQDTSAELWLPPNSYYILVTPLDDEARPVSLTSRGMNDTPDLTRVALDDERLGETFTVGSAEGGGTWRVLALPLKGDGGLLSGTIAVALPLDEVDSTTRQLAFLTVVIGLTTMIVVGVLGWFAVRRAFRPLTRMEDTAAAIAQGDLTRRIPPPGARDEVGSLSESLNGMLARIEHSFAVREASEQRMRDFVADASHELRTPLATVKGYAELHRFGAMTQPEDVAGAMRRIEDEATRMTRLVEDLLTLTRWDSQPQMAPTKVDLTVLASDVVQDARVRAPDRSVRLVPLADALPGTAPVVVGEDGALRQVLTNLVANALAHTPAGTAVEVAVGRVDGTVVVEVRDHGTGLDPDTAGRVFERFYRADKSRSRASGGTGLGLAIVAAIVGRHRGSVRHSPTPGGGATFRVELPADPRPADS